One segment of Tamlana crocina DNA contains the following:
- the mnmA gene encoding tRNA 2-thiouridine(34) synthase MnmA, whose amino-acid sequence MKRVIIGLSGGVDSSVAAYLLKEQGYEVIGLFMKNWHDDSVTISNECPWLDDSNDAMLVAEKLGIPFQTVDLSEQYKERIVDYMFQEYEKGRTPNPDVLCNREIKFDVFMDIALELGADYVATGHYCRKGTIEKDGQKTYQLLAGIDGNKDQSYFLCQLSQEQLSKSLFPIGELTKTEVREIASKLDLVTAEKKDSQGLCFIGKVKLPDFLQQQLKPKEGVIVEIPKEQELYNDVERTFISEEDKLNYLSRKLQYKRDYGKVVGKHQGAHYFTKGQRKGLAVGGTPEPLFVIDTDVEENIIYTGQGKNHPGLLKKALFVTNEELHWVREDLALKVGETMQVKARIRYRQPLEEATLHKVESGLYVEFENFQSAITEGQFVAWYIEDELVGSGVIS is encoded by the coding sequence ATGAAACGGGTAATTATAGGGCTTTCAGGTGGTGTAGATTCTAGTGTGGCGGCATATTTACTTAAAGAACAAGGTTACGAAGTCATTGGGCTGTTTATGAAGAATTGGCACGACGATTCGGTAACTATTTCGAATGAATGCCCTTGGTTAGACGATAGCAACGATGCGATGCTTGTAGCAGAGAAGTTAGGCATCCCCTTCCAAACGGTCGATTTAAGTGAACAATATAAAGAACGTATTGTTGATTATATGTTCCAAGAATATGAAAAGGGAAGAACGCCCAACCCAGATGTGCTTTGCAACCGTGAGATCAAATTCGACGTGTTTATGGATATTGCTCTGGAATTGGGGGCCGATTACGTGGCTACTGGCCACTATTGCAGAAAGGGAACTATTGAAAAAGATGGCCAGAAAACCTATCAGCTTTTAGCTGGGATTGATGGGAATAAAGATCAATCATACTTTTTGTGCCAACTTTCGCAGGAGCAATTAAGTAAATCGTTGTTCCCGATAGGCGAACTCACCAAAACGGAAGTGCGCGAAATCGCTTCGAAATTAGATTTGGTTACCGCTGAAAAGAAAGATTCTCAAGGTCTTTGTTTTATAGGAAAGGTGAAATTGCCCGATTTTCTTCAGCAGCAATTAAAGCCTAAAGAGGGTGTTATTGTTGAAATTCCGAAGGAGCAGGAATTGTATAATGATGTAGAAAGAACCTTTATTTCTGAAGAAGACAAACTGAATTACCTGTCGCGTAAACTGCAGTATAAAAGAGATTACGGAAAAGTGGTGGGTAAACACCAGGGCGCACATTATTTTACTAAAGGGCAACGAAAGGGATTGGCCGTTGGGGGTACGCCCGAGCCTTTGTTTGTGATTGATACCGATGTTGAGGAAAATATTATTTACACGGGGCAAGGTAAAAACCATCCGGGTTTGCTTAAAAAAGCATTGTTTGTAACTAACGAAGAACTGCACTGGGTTCGTGAAGACTTAGCACTTAAAGTTGGTGAAACCATGCAGGTAAAAGCGCGCATACGTTACCGGCAACCATTGGAAGAGGCGACGTTGCACAAGGTTGAAAGCGGACTGTATGTAGAATTTGAAAATTTTCAATCGGCGATTACCGAAGGCCAGTTTGTAGCATGGTATATTGAAGATGAATTAGTTGGGTCGGGAGTTATTTCGTAA
- a CDS encoding helix-turn-helix transcriptional regulator: MSDQILTYNKITSVSDIKIEPFDVAKRYTKPHKHNKYLELVFFTKGSGFHYLDAQPFEIKPPIAFLIHNDQVHHWNIDSVPEGFVIIIKESFLERITDNAVGFQLSLLKDLELINIDEKDQALPLLFEALCFEMKQDQVNQEFLESALKAVLSKLISYSKHKISINKTSVEHMFLELLSQKLKNNVTFYAEQLHTTSQNLNATCQKSFQKSASDVIAEFIIKEVKRQLLYTTKNISDIAFDLGFKDTSNFTKFFKRHTGMTPLNFKKNE, translated from the coding sequence TTGAGCGATCAAATTCTAACATACAATAAAATTACTTCGGTTAGCGATATAAAAATCGAACCTTTTGATGTTGCCAAACGTTATACCAAACCCCATAAACATAACAAGTATTTAGAGTTGGTATTTTTTACAAAAGGAAGTGGGTTTCATTATTTAGATGCCCAACCTTTTGAAATAAAACCACCAATTGCTTTTTTAATACATAATGACCAAGTGCATCATTGGAACATAGATTCGGTGCCAGAGGGTTTTGTAATTATTATTAAAGAATCGTTTTTAGAGCGTATAACCGATAATGCTGTTGGTTTTCAATTAAGTCTTCTGAAAGATTTAGAGCTCATTAATATTGATGAAAAAGACCAAGCCCTACCGTTGCTTTTTGAAGCCTTATGCTTTGAAATGAAACAGGATCAAGTAAATCAGGAATTTTTAGAAAGTGCACTAAAGGCGGTATTGTCGAAACTAATAAGTTACTCCAAACACAAAATATCCATAAATAAAACAAGCGTAGAGCATATGTTTTTAGAGTTATTGTCACAAAAACTAAAAAATAATGTGACCTTTTATGCCGAACAATTGCATACCACATCACAAAACTTAAATGCCACCTGCCAAAAATCATTTCAAAAGTCGGCATCCGATGTTATTGCAGAGTTTATTATCAAAGAAGTTAAACGTCAATTGCTCTATACCACAAAAAATATTAGTGATATAGCTTTCGATTTAGGGTTTAAAGACACCTCAAACTTTACCAAATTTTTCAAAAGACATACCGGAATGACACCGTTAAATTTTAAGAAAAACGAATAA
- a CDS encoding S8 family serine peptidase — MTKGLIVFSLLLFQLVAMAQEDAWVYLIDKENIAQALANPASILSEKAIDRKNRHGIAIDERDVPVNENYISQIKAAPGIAVLAKSKWMNALHVRGSQSDIENLQDNFSFVESIEFADRNKNASKGEEVKQKRKTETVLTAFNYGKALNQIEMINGDQLHLSDYTGTGVTIAVLDGGFPNVNTMAALQRLRDAGNLKGAYDFVNRDDDVYTNTAGNHGTLVLSTMAAYLEGQYVGTAPDASYYLFTTEDGTSENPVEESYWVEAAERADSLGVDVINSSLGYGKTYDNPNYAYSPSDFNGNTTFVSRGANIAFEKGLLIVNSAGNSGNNGVGAPADSPGVLSIGAVDANGNYASFSSVGNSFQPSQKPDVVAQGQNSVVINENDAIGPANGTSFSSPILAGGIACLWQALPNKTNVELMQLIRESASQFENPDNFLGYGIPNLEVALSSALEITGLSNETPIKMFPNPATNELFFSFNKNATFYVDVFDVYGKHVLAFILTDSKFKVNIASLTNGVYFVNLQSSNESRTFKLIKR; from the coding sequence ATGACAAAGGGCCTGATTGTTTTTAGTCTTCTCTTGTTCCAGCTTGTGGCTATGGCTCAAGAGGATGCTTGGGTGTATTTAATCGATAAGGAAAATATAGCCCAAGCTTTAGCAAATCCAGCTTCCATTCTTTCAGAAAAGGCCATCGACCGTAAAAACAGGCACGGCATTGCTATTGATGAACGCGATGTGCCGGTTAATGAAAATTATATTTCCCAAATAAAAGCGGCGCCGGGTATTGCGGTTTTAGCCAAATCGAAATGGATGAATGCGCTGCACGTTCGGGGCAGCCAATCTGATATTGAAAATTTGCAGGATAATTTTTCCTTTGTTGAATCCATAGAGTTTGCCGATAGAAATAAAAATGCTTCCAAAGGTGAAGAGGTTAAGCAAAAGCGTAAAACAGAAACCGTTTTAACGGCGTTTAATTATGGTAAGGCACTCAATCAAATTGAAATGATTAATGGCGACCAGTTGCATCTTTCAGATTACACTGGTACGGGGGTAACCATTGCTGTTCTCGATGGCGGCTTTCCGAATGTAAATACCATGGCGGCTTTACAACGCTTAAGGGACGCAGGTAATCTTAAAGGAGCTTATGATTTTGTAAACAGAGATGATGATGTATATACCAACACAGCCGGTAATCATGGTACTTTGGTACTCAGCACGATGGCTGCATATCTCGAGGGGCAATATGTGGGAACGGCACCTGACGCATCTTATTATTTGTTTACAACCGAGGATGGTACAAGTGAAAATCCCGTTGAAGAAAGTTACTGGGTAGAAGCGGCTGAGCGTGCCGATAGTTTAGGGGTAGATGTGATAAACTCATCACTTGGTTACGGCAAAACCTATGACAATCCGAATTATGCCTACTCACCGTCAGATTTTAACGGAAACACCACTTTTGTTTCACGAGGTGCTAACATCGCTTTTGAAAAAGGTTTGCTGATAGTAAATTCTGCTGGAAATTCAGGAAATAATGGTGTTGGGGCTCCAGCAGATTCTCCTGGCGTATTATCCATTGGGGCGGTAGATGCCAATGGCAATTACGCTTCGTTCAGTTCGGTGGGCAATTCCTTTCAACCTTCTCAAAAACCAGATGTGGTGGCCCAGGGGCAAAACAGTGTTGTTATAAACGAAAACGATGCAATTGGTCCGGCTAACGGCACCTCGTTCAGTTCGCCCATATTGGCTGGTGGTATTGCCTGTTTATGGCAAGCCTTGCCCAACAAAACCAATGTTGAGCTTATGCAATTGATTCGTGAGTCGGCATCACAATTTGAAAATCCGGATAACTTTTTGGGCTACGGTATTCCCAATTTAGAGGTGGCTTTAAGTTCAGCTTTAGAAATAACAGGGCTTTCAAATGAAACGCCCATAAAAATGTTTCCCAACCCGGCTACTAATGAATTGTTTTTCAGCTTCAATAAAAATGCTACTTTTTACGTAGATGTTTTTGATGTGTACGGGAAGCATGTTTTAGCGTTTATATTAACCGATTCAAAATTTAAAGTGAATATTGCGTCATTAACAAATGGTGTTTATTTTGTAAACCTTCAATCATCAAACGAATCAAGAACCTTCAAACTTATAAAAAGGTAA
- a CDS encoding nitronate monooxygenase → MPNKITELFNIKYPIVQAGMVWNSGWRLASASSNSGILGLIGAGSMYPEVLREHIQKCKKATDKPFGVNVPMLYPDIEKIMDIIVEEGVKIVFTSAGNPKTWTAWLQERGVTVVHVVSSVKFALKAQQAGVDAIVAEGFEAGGHNGRDETTTLTLIPMVREQVDIPLIAAGGIATGKAMLATMVLGADGVQIGSRFAASEESSAHINFKQAVVNAKEGDTQLTLKELAPVRLIKNKFYNDVQELYKLSPTVEQLKALLGRGRAKKGMFEGNLEEGELEIGQISGLIHNIKPVHQIVKEIVKEFEEAKQNVAQL, encoded by the coding sequence ATGCCGAATAAAATAACGGAACTTTTCAATATTAAATATCCCATTGTTCAAGCGGGGATGGTGTGGAACAGTGGTTGGCGGTTGGCTTCGGCGTCGAGCAACTCTGGTATTTTAGGATTAATTGGAGCTGGTTCGATGTATCCGGAAGTGCTGCGCGAACATATTCAAAAATGTAAAAAAGCTACCGATAAACCTTTCGGCGTAAACGTACCCATGCTATATCCAGACATTGAAAAAATTATGGATATCATTGTTGAAGAAGGCGTGAAGATTGTATTTACTTCGGCGGGAAATCCGAAAACTTGGACGGCTTGGCTGCAGGAACGCGGTGTTACAGTGGTGCATGTTGTGAGCAGTGTGAAGTTTGCTCTAAAAGCTCAGCAAGCTGGGGTAGATGCCATTGTAGCTGAAGGTTTTGAAGCTGGCGGGCACAATGGTCGGGACGAAACTACCACATTAACTTTAATTCCCATGGTAAGGGAGCAAGTGGATATTCCATTGATTGCAGCTGGAGGAATTGCGACCGGAAAGGCCATGTTGGCGACAATGGTTTTAGGGGCAGATGGGGTGCAAATAGGAAGTCGGTTTGCTGCTAGCGAAGAGAGTTCGGCGCATATCAACTTCAAACAAGCAGTGGTAAACGCCAAGGAAGGCGACACGCAGCTTACATTAAAAGAGTTGGCGCCTGTTCGGTTAATAAAGAATAAATTTTATAACGATGTTCAGGAGCTATATAAACTATCGCCAACAGTTGAGCAGTTAAAAGCATTGCTGGGGCGAGGGCGAGCCAAAAAGGGCATGTTTGAAGGCAATCTGGAAGAAGGCGAGTTGGAAATTGGCCAAATTTCAGGTCTTATTCACAATATAAAACCGGTGCATCAAATTGTTAAAGAGATTGTAAAGGAGTTTGAGGAGGCCAAGCAAAACGTTGCTCAATTATAA